In one Culex quinquefasciatus strain JHB chromosome 2, VPISU_Cqui_1.0_pri_paternal, whole genome shotgun sequence genomic region, the following are encoded:
- the LOC6048600 gene encoding histone H2A codes for MSGRGKGGKVKGASKTRSSRAGLQFPVGRIHRLLRKGNYAERIGAGGPVYLAAVMEYLAAEVLELAGNAARDNKKTRIIPRHLQLAIRNDEELNKLLSGVTIAQGGVLPNIQAVLLPKKTEKKA; via the coding sequence ATGTCCGGCCGTGGCAAGGGAGGCAAAGTCAAGGGAGCGTCCAAGACCCGCTCGAGCCGTGCCGGGCTGCAGTTCCCGGTTGGTCGGATCCACCGTCTGCTGCGGAAGGGCAACTACGCCGAACGGATCGGTGCCGGAGGTCCGGTCTATCTGGCGGCCGTCATGGAGTATCTGGCCGCGGAGGTGCTCGAACTGGCAGGAAACGCCGCTCGGGACAACAAGAAGACCCGCATCATCCCGCGGCACCTGCAGCTGGCCATCCGGAACGACGAAGAGCTGAACAAGCTGCTGTCGGGAGTGACCATCGCGCAGGGCGGCGTCCTGCCCAACATCCAGGCCGTGCTGCTGCCCAAGAAGACCGAGAAGAAGGCTTAA
- the LOC6048602 gene encoding histone H3, whose amino-acid sequence MTGRGKGGKGLGKGGAKRHRKVLRDNIQGITKPAIRRLARRGGVKRISGLIYEETRGVLKVFLENVIRDAVTYTEHAKRKTVTAMDVVYALKRQGRTLYEVIEASSTTAKTMARTKQTARKSTGGKAPRKQLATKAARKSAPATGGVKKPHRYRPGTVALREIRRYQKSTELLIRKLPFQRLVREIAQDFKTDLRFQSSAVMALQEASEAYLVGLFEDTNLCAIHAKRVTIMPKDIQLARRIRGERA is encoded by the exons ATGACTGGCCGTGGCAAAGGAGGCAAGGGACTCGGCAAGGGAGGCGCCAAGCGGCATCGGAAGGTTCTTCGCGACAACATCCAGGGCATCACCAAGCCGGCTATCCGCCGGTTGGCTCGTCGTGGTGGCGTCAAGCGAATCTCCGGTCTCATCTACGAGGAGACGCGCGGCGTGCTGAAGGTGTTCCTCGAGAATGTGATCCGGGACGCGGTGACCTACACGGAACACGCCAAGCGGAAGACCGTGACCGCGATGGACGTCGTGTACGCCCTGAAGCGCCAGGGACGCACGCTCTACG AAGTAATCGAAGCCAGTTCAACAACCGCGAAGACGATGGCCCGTACCAAGCAGACCGCTCGCAAGTCCACCGGAGGAAAGGCTCCGCGGAAGCAGCTGGCCACGAAGGCCGCTCGCAAGAGCGCCCCGGCCACCGGTGGAGTCAAGAAGCCCCATCGCTACCGGCCCGGAACGGTCGCCCTGCGTGAGATCCGTCGCTACCAGAAGTCGACCGAGTTGCTGATCCGCAAGTTGCCGTTCCAGCGGTTGGTCCGCGAGATCGCGCAGGACTTCAAGACCGACCTGCGCTTCCAGAGCTCGGCCGTGATGGCCCTGCAGGAGGCCAGCGAGGCCTACCTGGTCGGTCTGTTCGAGGACACCAATCTGTGTGCGATCCATGCCAAGCGCGTGACCATCATGCCCAAGGACATCCAGCTGGCGCGTCGTATCCGTGGTGAGCGTGCCTAG
- the LOC6048601 gene encoding histone H2B yields the protein MAPPKSSGKAAAVSKSSGKASKNIVKGDKKAKKKTKRKESYAIYIYKVLKQVHPDTGISSKAMSIMNSFVNDIFERIAAEASRLAQYNKRSTITSREIQTAVRLLLPGELAKHAVSEGTKAVTKYTSSK from the coding sequence ATGGCACCACCGAAATCTAGTGGAAAGGCTGCAGCGGTCAGCAAGTCCAGCGGCAAGGCGTCCAAGAACATCGTCAAGGGCGACAAGAAGGCCAAGAAGAAGACCAAGCGTAAGGAGAGCTACGCCATCTACATCTACAAGGTTCTGAAGCAGGTCCATCCGGACACCGGAATCTCGTCGAAGGCGATGAGCATCATGAACAGCTTCGTGAACGATATCTTCGAGCGGATTGCTGCCGAGGCGTCCCGATTGGCGCAGTACAACAAGCGGTCTACGATCACGTCCCGCGAGATCCAGACCGCCGTTCGTCTGCTGCTGCCCGGGGAGTTGGCCAAGCACGCCGTGTCCGAGGGCACCAAGGCGGTCACCAAGTACACTAGCTCCAAGTAA
- the LOC119767184 gene encoding histone H2B-like, whose amino-acid sequence MTPKTSGKAAKKSSGKATKNIVKGDKKGKRKTKRKESYAIYIYKVLKQVHPDTGISSKAMSIMNSFVNDIFERIAAEASRLAQYNKRSTITSREIQTGVRLLLPGELAKHAVSEGTKAVTKYTSSK is encoded by the coding sequence ATGACACCGAAAACTAGTGGAAAGGCGGCCAAGAAGTCCAGCGGCAAGGCCACGAAGAATATTGTCAAGGGTGACAAGAAGGGCAAGAGGAAGACCAAGCGTAAGGAGAGTTACGCCATCTACATCTACAAGGTTCTGAAGCAGGTCCATCCGGACACCGGAATCTCGTCGAAGGCGATGAGCATCATGAACAGTTTCGTGAACGATATCTTCGAGCGGATTGCTGCCGAGGCGTCCCGGTTGGCGCAGTACAACAAGCGGTCTACGATCACGTCCCGCGAGATCCAGACCGGAGTGCGATTGCTGTTGCCAGGAGAGTTGGCCAAGCACGCCGTGTCCGAGGGCACCAAGGCCGTCACCAAGTACACCAGTTCCAAGTAA
- the LOC6048606 gene encoding angio-associated migratory cell protein, whose translation MKDNTPPHSPYELNQDGDDDDDELIYVGDADEVLDQWEAEMNAAGSDDDDDEDGEGAGGIADDEDDELENVPERDDAAVTFTLHGAPVFSASLHPTEDLAVSGGEDDRAFVWNTTTGERVFEVTGHSDSVIASEFSYDGVYVATGDIAGQIQVFKVTQEYKKVWEFTMGDMCWMKWHFGAHVLLAGADSGEIYVWRIPSGDCKVLQGFGEKCEVGKITLDGKKIAAGYGNGAFKLWDIKNNAPTVDLAPNETTGHTSNITCMAVDRDGQLIITGSENGKVVLIAPSGPVGILQAASEASVEAVLIDSPDFEVKVAATGTVNGQVTIWDVGRQTARVECEDSNRTGVTRLLWGKDCTLIAGTLSGNIRVWDVRSGALKYELLGHRNTIQDLVYNKQKNVLLSTSEDGTVKIFNLP comes from the exons ATGAAGGACAACACTCCGCCACATTCGCCGTACGAGCTGAACCAGGACggggatgacgacgacgacgagctgaTTTACGTCGGCGATGCCGACGAGGTGCTGGACCAGTGGGAAGCCGAAATGAACG CGGCTggttccgacgacgacgacgatgaggaTGGTGAGGGCGCCGGTGGCATTGCCGACGATGAGGATGACGAGCTGGAAAATGTCCCCGAGCGGGACGACGCCGCGGTCACATTTACTTTGCATGGTGCGCCGGTATTCAGTGCATCGTTGCATCCCACGGAAGATTTGGCCGTGTCCGGTGGGGAAGATGACCGAGCGTTCGTGTGGAACACGACCACAGGAGAGCGGGTATTTGAAGTTACCGGACATTCCGATTCGGTCATCGCTAGTGAGTTCAGCTACGATGGCGTTTACGTGGCAACTGGAGATATTGCGGGGCAGATTCAGGTCTTCAAGGTCACCCAGGAGTACAAGAAGGTGTGGGAGTTTACGATGGGCGACATGTGCTGGATGAAGTGGCACTTTGGAGCGCATGTTCTGCTGGCTGGGGCCGATTCTGGAGAAATTTACGTGTGGCGAATACCGTCCGGCGATTGCAAGGTTCTGCAGGGCTTCGGAGAAAAGTGTGAAGTCGGAAAGATTACCCTGGATGGTAAGAAGATTGCCGCCGGGTACGGCAACGGTGCCTTCAAGCTGTGGGACATTAAAAACAACGCACCGACGGTGGATCTGGCGCCCAACGAAACGACCGGGCACACGAGCAACATTACCTGTATGGCCGTTGACCGGGACGGTCAGCTTATAATAACCGGGAGTGAAAACGGAAAAGTGGTCCTTATTGCGCCATCCGGACCCGTGGGAATTTTGCAGGCTGCGTCGGAGGCTTCCGTAGAGGCGGTGCTCATCGACAGTCCGGACTTTGAGGTGAAGGTGGCGGCGACCGGAACCGTGAACGGACAGGTCACGATTTGGGATGTGGGCAGACAGACGGCGCGTGTGGAGTGTGAGGATTCTAACCGGACGGGAGTGACGAG ACTCCTCTGGGGCAAGGACTGCACGCTGATCGCCGGCACGCTGAGCGGCAACATCCGGGTGTGGGATGTGCGCAGTGGCGCTCTCAAGTACGAACTGCTCGGCCACCGGAACACGATCCAGGACCTGGTGTACAACAAGCAGAAAAATGTCCTGCTTTCCACGTCCGAGGACGGTAcggttaaaattttcaatctaccTTAG
- the LOC6048605 gene encoding histone H2A: protein MSGRGKGGKVKGASKTRSSRAGLQFPVGRIHRLLRKGNYAERIGAGGPVYLAAVMEYLAAEVLELAGNAARDNKKTRIIPRHLQLAIRNDEELNKLLSGVTIAQGGVLPNIQAVLLPKKTEKKA, encoded by the coding sequence ATGTCCGGCCGTGGCAAGGGAGGCAAAGTCAAGGGAGCGTCCAAGACCCGCTCGAGCCGTGCCGGGCTGCAGTTCCCGGTTGGTCGGATCCACCGTCTGCTGCGGAAGGGCAACTACGCCGAACGGATCGGTGCCGGTGGTCCGGTCTATCTGGCGGCCGTCATGGAGTATCTGGCCGCGGAGGTGCTCGAGCTGGCCGGAAACGCCGCTCGGGACAACAAGAAGACCCGCATCATCCCGCGGCACCTGCAGCTGGCCATCCGGAACGACGAAGAGCTGAACAAGCTGCTGTCGGGAGTGACCATCGCGCAGGGCGGCGTCCTGCCCAACATCCAGGCCGTGCTGCTGCCCAAGAAGACCGAGAAGAAGGCTTAA